TGCAGTTCGCTCACGCGGTGCTGAAAGGCCGCCACCGCCACGAAGTCGGTGCCCGGAGGCGCGTTCGGCACCGGCTTCACCCGGAAGCTCTGCGCCCCGCCCACCTCCTCCACGCCTTCCGCCGTGACGAGCACCAGTTGCGCCGAGTAGTCGCCGGGAGGCGCCAGCGGCCCGGCCGGAGCGGACGCCCACGGCGGGACGAACGCCGGGGTGGTCAGGTTGATGGGGTTGGGTGCAGGTCTGCGCAGGTCCCAGGTGATGCGATGCAGTCCCGCACGCGCGGGGCCCTCGACCCAGCGCACCGGGTCGCCGCTCGCGTCCGACACGCGCACCAGCGCCCGCGGTCCGCTCTCGGCGGCTTCAGCGCGCAGCGTCTCGTATCCGGGGAAGGGCACGTCGGTGGCCAGTTCGCGCATCGCACGCTCCTCCTCCTCGCGCCGGTCCTCGGCCGTCGAAGGCACCTCCGAGAGGAAGTAGGTGAGCGTGGCCCCGAAGGGCGGGTTGGGCGCCGAGTAGGCGTCGGTCCCGAGCGTCGGGCGCCCGGGGGCCTGGTTGGGAACGCTGGGGATGTACCACCAGGCGTCCCGCACCGGCCACACGCCTGCGCCACCCTCCGCGGCCAGCGCCCCACCCGCGATCTCGCGCAGCGCGGAATAGTCGTCCAGCACGTAGAAGCCCCGCCCGAACGTGGCGCCCACGACATCGCCGTCCCGCCGCTGCAGCTTGAGGTCCCGGAAAGAGATGGTGGGCGCGCCCGGAAGGCGGTGCCAGTTCTCGCCCCCGTTGGGGGAGAAGTAGAGCCCCCACTCCGCCCCGAGGAAGAGCAGGTCCTCGTTCTCGTGGTCCTGCTGGATCGCCCACGCGATGGTTCCGTCCTCCAGATCTCCGGAGATGGACGACCAGCTCTCGCCGTTGTCGTCGCTTCTGAAGATGTAGGGCGCGAAGTCGCCGATCTTGTGCGCGTCCGCGACCGCGAACACCGTCGCGGCATCGTGCTGGCTGGCCTCGACATCGTTGATGAAGGAGCGCTCGGGGACCCCCGGAAGCTCCGCGGTCCGGCTCCAGTTGCCGCCCCCGTCCGGACTGAAGTGGATCAGCCCGTCGTCGGTGCCGACGTACAGGGCATCCTCCTGGACCGGGCTCTCGCTGATGGAAGTGATGGTGGCGTACATCGACATCGCGCCGTTGTCATGGAGCGCGTCGAGTTCCCACACCCGGCCCATGAAGGGCAGCTCGTAGCGATTGGTGTTGGTGGTCAGGTCGCCGCTGATCGCCGTCCACGAGTCGCCCCGGTCCTCGCTTCTCCAGACCTGTTGCGACGCGAAGTACAGCCGGTTCGTGGAGTGCGGGCTCACCAGAATCGGGGAATCCCAGTTCCAGCGCTCGGGCGGATCCCCGACTTCGGGCTGGGGCTGGATCTGGATGGCCTCTTCGCTCCGGCGATCGACGCGGTACAGGTTCCCCACCTGCGTCATCAGGTAGAGGATGTCCGGGTCCGAGGGATCGAACTGCACCCCGTAGCCGTCGGCTCCCATCGGGAAATACCAGTCGGAGTTGCGCACGCCTTCAACGGTGGTGGTGCGCGAGGGCCCCCACAGCGTTCCCAGGTCCTGCGCCCCGCCCAGGATCTCGGAAAAGGGCTCGCGGTTGGAGACGGCGACCTTGTAGAACTGCGAGATGGGCATGTTGGGGAAGTGGCGCCAGGTCTCCCCTTCGTCGAAGGTCTCGTAGAGCCCGGCGTCCGTCCCCGCCAGCATGTGCCGGGTGTCCTCGGGGTCGAACCACAGGGCGTGGTTGTCTGAGTGCTTCTGGCGGCCGTCTCCCAGGGTCGCGAAGGTGGCTCCGCCGTCGCGCGTGATCTGGTAGAACACGTCCATCTGGATCACCAGGTCCGCATCCGTCGGCGAGGCTTCGATTTCCTGGTAGTAGTGCGGTCCGGTACCCCCGGAGATGTAGGAGTTGCGCTTCTCCCAGCTCTCGCCCTGGTCGGTGGAGCGGTAGAAGCCGCGCTCTTCGTCGTTTGCTTCGATGGTCGCATAGACGATGTCGGGGTCGGCCGGCGTGACCGCGAGCCCGATCTTGCCCATGTCGCCGGAGGGAAGGCCGCGCGTCACCTCGCGCCAGCTCTCGCCCCCGTCGGTTGACTTGTGGATGCCCGACGACGGGCCGCCCGCCATGTAGCCCCACACGTGGCGCCGGCGCTGGAAGGCCGCGGCGTACACCACGTCCGGGTTGCCGGGTGCGAACTCGATGTCGGTGACGCCGGTGTGTTCGTCGAGGGCGAGGACCTGCTGCCAACTGTTGCCGCCATCGGTGGTCCGGTAGACGCCGCGCTCGCCGCCGGCCGACCAGAGCGGTCCCTCCGCGGCGACCAGCACGGTGTTCCCGTCGTCGGGGTGAATGAGGATCTTGCCGATGTGCTCGCTGTCCGCGAGTCCCATCTGCTCCCAGCTGCCGCCCCCGTCACGGCTGCGGTAGACGCCCGAGCCCCACGCCACGTGGCGCCCGCTCACGTTCTCTCCGGTGCCCGCCCACACCACCTCCGGATTGGCGGGGTCGAGCGCCAGGTCGCCGATGGAGTAGGACGGCTGGTCGTCGAACACGGGCGTCCAGGTAACGCCCGCGTTGGTGGTCTTCCACACGCCGCCCGAACCGACCGCCACATACCACACGGACGGGTCGGCGGGGTTCACTTCGATGTCGGCGATGCGGCCCCCGGCAACCGCCGGGCCGATCTCCCGTAGAGTCAGATCGGAAAGCGCGTCCGCGACGGAGACCTGGGCGCGTCCCGGCAGGGGGAGTGCGCAGGTCAGTAGCGCGAAGGCGGTGAGCGGGCGTCGGACGGATCGGGCAATGGCGGGCATGGCTGATATCGTGAGCGTAAGGAATCGGGATGTCGGCAAGGACAACGGGAGCAGCGACCGGAAGAGGCGCTGCCGGCCACGACCGGGGATTCGCAACACCCGGCACCATGCCGGAGCCGGGTCCGGCGGGCAAGTGCCGGCTCTCGCGGTGCACGCGCGGATTCGTCCATGGGCTGCTAGCTTTCCGGAACGGCGCGCGGGCACCGGGGAATTACAGGAGACCGTGGAGGAGCGCCGTATTCGCAGGCCAGCAATCGGAGGAGGGCCGACACTGGTGAAGACGTCAATGCGTGTCATGGCCGGCGGGATCTTCGTCGCCGCCGGGGCGAGTCTGGGATTCGTCGGCGAGGTCCCGCAGGAGCCCGGTGGCCGCGCGCCGGTGGTGGTTGTGCCCGTCACCGGCGTGATCGAGCTCGGTCTGGCGCCGTCCATCGAGCGGGCCATCCGCGAAGCGGAGGAGGAAGGCGCCGCGGCGCTGGTGCTGGACATCGACACTCCCGGAGGTCGCGTGGACGCCGCCGAACGCATCGGCGACGCCATCGCGGACGCCGGCATTCCGGTGTACGCGTACGTAAACCGCCGGGCCCTGTCCGCCGGCGCGCTGATCTCCCTCGCCACCGACGGGATCCTCATGCGTCCCGGATCGGTGATCGGCGCCGCGACCCCGGTGGACGGCTCTGGAGAGAGG
The Gammaproteobacteria bacterium genome window above contains:
- a CDS encoding glycosyl hydrolase, with the translated sequence MPAIARSVRRPLTAFALLTCALPLPGRAQVSVADALSDLTLREIGPAVAGGRIADIEVNPADPSVWYVAVGSGGVWKTTNAGVTWTPVFDDQPSYSIGDLALDPANPEVVWAGTGENVSGRHVAWGSGVYRSRDGGGSWEQMGLADSEHIGKILIHPDDGNTVLVAAEGPLWSAGGERGVYRTTDGGNSWQQVLALDEHTGVTDIEFAPGNPDVVYAAAFQRRRHVWGYMAGGPSSGIHKSTDGGESWREVTRGLPSGDMGKIGLAVTPADPDIVYATIEANDEERGFYRSTDQGESWEKRNSYISGGTGPHYYQEIEASPTDADLVIQMDVFYQITRDGGATFATLGDGRQKHSDNHALWFDPEDTRHMLAGTDAGLYETFDEGETWRHFPNMPISQFYKVAVSNREPFSEILGGAQDLGTLWGPSRTTTVEGVRNSDWYFPMGADGYGVQFDPSDPDILYLMTQVGNLYRVDRRSEEAIQIQPQPEVGDPPERWNWDSPILVSPHSTNRLYFASQQVWRSEDRGDSWTAISGDLTTNTNRYELPFMGRVWELDALHDNGAMSMYATITSISESPVQEDALYVGTDDGLIHFSPDGGGNWSRTAELPGVPERSFINDVEASQHDAATVFAVADAHKIGDFAPYIFRSDDNGESWSSISGDLEDGTIAWAIQQDHENEDLLFLGAEWGLYFSPNGGENWHRLPGAPTISFRDLKLQRRDGDVVGATFGRGFYVLDDYSALREIAGGALAAEGGAGVWPVRDAWWYIPSVPNQAPGRPTLGTDAYSAPNPPFGATLTYFLSEVPSTAEDRREEEERAMRELATDVPFPGYETLRAEAAESGPRALVRVSDASGDPVRWVEGPARAGLHRITWDLRRPAPNPINLTTPAFVPPWASAPAGPLAPPGDYSAQLVLVTAEGVEEVGGAQSFRVKPVPNAPPGTDFVAVAAFQHRVSELQRRIGVASSELGRQSERIGYMRAALLRTPAAGADLFGRIDEVEQEFAGIRLRLQGDQLRGSLNEPSVPSVANRVGNVQGGHWQTRQNPTATQRRNIEIAEGDLGAVEQDLAGIIEGALAELEEALAAAGAPWTPGRPIGPSN